A part of Marinobacter psychrophilus genomic DNA contains:
- a CDS encoding NADPH:quinone oxidoreductase family protein has protein sequence MKAILCKEYGPADKLVIEDVPSPTAKGRGVKVRVKAAGLNFPDTLIIEGKYQLKPALPFSPGGEMSGEVIAVGEKVTRFKVGDRVAGLTGYGAFAEEVIVPEHNLLLLPEDMSDEKAAAFMMVYGTSYYALKQRANIQAGESLLVLGASGGVGRATVELGKAMGARVIAAASSAQKLTVAEAAGADELINYAEEPLKDAIKRLTNSKGVDVIYDPVGGDYTEQALRAMAWNGRHLIIGFAAGDIPKIPANLTLLKGCSVVGVFWGSFTQREPEASAQNMIELMTLYTEGKIDPKISEVFEFEDYAKALGALTERRAIGKVVLKVGF, from the coding sequence GTGAAAGCCATTCTCTGCAAAGAATACGGCCCTGCCGACAAGCTCGTAATTGAAGATGTGCCGAGCCCTACAGCGAAAGGCCGCGGTGTTAAGGTACGCGTAAAAGCAGCAGGCCTGAACTTTCCCGATACGCTTATTATCGAAGGCAAATACCAGCTCAAGCCGGCCTTGCCGTTTTCTCCCGGCGGCGAAATGTCCGGTGAAGTGATTGCAGTGGGAGAAAAAGTTACTCGTTTTAAAGTCGGCGATCGGGTTGCGGGCTTGACCGGTTATGGCGCTTTTGCTGAAGAAGTGATTGTGCCTGAGCATAATTTGTTGCTCTTGCCAGAAGACATGAGCGACGAAAAAGCCGCTGCATTTATGATGGTTTACGGCACGTCCTATTACGCTCTGAAGCAGCGCGCGAACATCCAGGCAGGGGAAAGTCTTTTGGTTCTGGGCGCCAGCGGTGGTGTAGGACGGGCGACGGTTGAATTGGGCAAGGCCATGGGTGCCCGTGTGATTGCTGCCGCAAGCTCGGCACAGAAGCTGACAGTTGCCGAAGCTGCGGGTGCGGATGAGTTAATCAATTACGCGGAAGAGCCTCTTAAGGACGCCATAAAGCGCTTGACCAATAGCAAGGGCGTGGATGTAATTTACGACCCCGTGGGTGGTGATTACACAGAGCAGGCACTGCGAGCCATGGCCTGGAACGGCCGCCATCTGATTATTGGTTTTGCCGCGGGCGATATTCCAAAAATTCCAGCGAACTTGACGCTCTTGAAAGGCTGCTCTGTCGTTGGCGTGTTCTGGGGCAGCTTTACCCAGCGAGAGCCGGAAGCGAGTGCCCAGAACATGATAGAACTGATGACGCTTTACACCGAGGGTAAAATTGATCCGAAAATCAGCGAGGTTTTCGAGTTTGAGGATTACGCCAAGGCCCTCGGTGCCCTGACTGAGCGCCGTGCCATTGGCAAGGTGGTCCTTAAAGTTGGGTTCTGA
- the parE gene encoding DNA topoisomerase IV subunit B produces MSEQTYNADAIEVLSGLDPVRKRPGMYTDTSRPNHLAQEVVDNSVDEALAGHAKRIDVVLYSDGSLSVEDDGRGMPVDMHKEEGVPGVELILSRLHAGGKFSEGSYSFSGGLHGVGVSVVNALSTHLEVLIRRNGQVHRMTFANGDKVTELEVVDSCGKRNTGTRLKFTPDTRYFDSANFSVSRLRHNLRAKAVLCPGLTMTFSQEKTGEKDEWCYQDGLRDYLRISLAGSEVVPLEPFTGSFSGNTETVDWAIQWLPDGGDAVAESYVNLIPTAQGGTHVNGLRTGLLEAMRDFCEFRSLLPRGIKLSPEDIWERVVYVLSFKMQEPQFSGQTKERLSSRQAAAFISGVVKDAFSLWLNQHTDIAEILAELFISNAQRRLKASKKVARKRITSGPALPGKLADCSGSDTARSELFLVEGDSAGGSAKQARDREFQAVMPLKGKILNTWEVDSSEVLASQEIHDIAVAIGVDPGSDELTGLRYNKVCILADADSDGLHIATLLCALFVKHFRPVVAAGHVFVAMPPLYRVDLGKQTFYALDESEKQGIIDRLAAENSRGKVSVTRFKGLGEMNPLQLRETTMAPDTRRLVMLTIKDGDDTDSCMDMLLGKKRAPDRRAWLEAYGNMADVPV; encoded by the coding sequence ATGAGCGAACAAACTTACAACGCCGACGCCATTGAAGTTTTAAGCGGTTTGGACCCGGTGCGAAAAAGGCCGGGAATGTACACCGACACCAGCCGCCCCAATCATCTTGCCCAAGAAGTGGTTGATAACAGCGTGGATGAGGCTCTGGCGGGCCACGCAAAGCGTATCGATGTCGTGCTTTACAGCGACGGCTCACTGAGCGTGGAAGACGATGGCCGGGGCATGCCGGTGGATATGCACAAGGAAGAGGGCGTGCCGGGGGTAGAGCTGATTCTGTCGCGGTTGCACGCCGGCGGTAAGTTTTCCGAGGGTAGCTACAGTTTTTCCGGTGGTTTGCACGGGGTAGGCGTGTCGGTGGTCAATGCGTTGTCGACGCATCTGGAAGTGCTGATTCGGCGCAACGGTCAGGTACACCGGATGACGTTCGCCAACGGCGATAAAGTGACTGAGCTGGAGGTCGTTGACAGCTGCGGCAAGCGCAATACCGGTACCCGGCTAAAATTCACACCGGACACTCGATATTTTGACTCGGCCAATTTCTCGGTCAGCCGCCTGCGCCACAACTTGCGCGCCAAAGCCGTTTTGTGTCCTGGGTTAACGATGACCTTTAGCCAGGAAAAAACCGGTGAGAAAGACGAGTGGTGTTATCAGGACGGCCTGCGGGACTATTTGCGTATTTCCCTGGCGGGCAGTGAAGTGGTGCCTCTGGAGCCGTTTACGGGCAGCTTTTCTGGCAATACAGAAACCGTAGACTGGGCCATCCAATGGTTGCCTGACGGCGGTGATGCCGTTGCCGAAAGCTACGTAAACCTTATTCCAACCGCCCAAGGCGGCACCCACGTCAACGGTCTACGCACCGGCCTGCTAGAAGCCATGCGTGACTTTTGTGAATTCCGCAGCCTTCTGCCCCGTGGTATCAAGCTGTCACCGGAGGATATCTGGGAGCGGGTGGTTTATGTGTTGTCATTCAAGATGCAGGAGCCGCAGTTTTCCGGCCAGACGAAAGAGCGCCTGTCATCGCGCCAGGCTGCTGCGTTTATTTCCGGTGTGGTGAAAGACGCCTTTAGTTTATGGCTGAATCAGCACACCGACATTGCCGAAATACTGGCTGAGCTTTTTATCAGTAACGCCCAGCGCCGCCTGAAAGCGAGTAAAAAAGTAGCCCGTAAACGAATTACCTCGGGCCCTGCATTGCCGGGCAAGTTGGCGGATTGCTCGGGCAGTGACACCGCTCGGTCGGAATTGTTTCTGGTGGAGGGCGATTCCGCCGGTGGCTCGGCGAAGCAGGCTCGGGACCGCGAATTTCAGGCCGTTATGCCGTTGAAGGGCAAAATCCTGAATACCTGGGAAGTGGATTCCAGCGAAGTACTGGCGTCGCAGGAAATTCACGACATTGCAGTGGCCATCGGCGTAGACCCGGGTTCGGACGAGCTGACCGGTTTGCGCTACAACAAGGTTTGTATTTTGGCCGATGCCGACTCTGACGGGCTGCACATCGCCACGTTGCTTTGCGCGCTGTTTGTGAAGCACTTCCGGCCGGTTGTTGCCGCCGGCCACGTGTTTGTGGCTATGCCGCCACTGTATCGGGTAGATCTTGGCAAGCAGACCTTTTACGCTCTGGATGAATCGGAAAAGCAGGGCATTATCGACCGCCTGGCAGCAGAGAACAGTCGTGGAAAGGTGTCGGTCACGCGGTTTAAGGGCCTGGGCGAGATGAACCCGCTGCAGCTGCGCGAAACCACCATGGCGCCGGATACCCGCAGGCTGGTGATGTTGACCATTAAAGATGGCGACGACACGGACAGCTGCATGGACATGTTATTGGGTAAAAAGCGGGCGCCCGATCGGCGTGCCTGGCTGGAAGCCTACGGTAATATGGCGGATGTTCCGGTATAA
- a CDS encoding YceI family protein has translation MKRLFLASAVYLALVGGAQAADHSGTYAFDKKGAHQFINFRISHLGYSWLYGRFNDFDGQFVYDAENPQNSSVSVSIDTASVDSNHAERDKHLRDEDFLYTGEYPQATFKSTGVRLDEEGEADIVGNLTLRGVTREVVLDAEIIGHGADPWGGYRMGFEAETEFRLADFGIPTNLGPASEVVTLEISVEGIRQ, from the coding sequence ATGAAACGATTGTTTTTGGCATCGGCTGTGTATCTGGCTCTGGTCGGTGGCGCTCAGGCCGCAGACCACTCCGGCACCTACGCTTTTGATAAAAAAGGTGCTCACCAGTTTATCAATTTCCGTATTTCACACTTGGGTTATAGTTGGCTGTACGGGCGCTTCAACGATTTCGACGGCCAGTTTGTGTACGACGCTGAAAATCCGCAGAACAGCTCGGTATCGGTGTCCATCGATACCGCCAGTGTTGACAGTAATCACGCCGAGCGCGACAAACACCTCCGCGACGAAGATTTTCTCTACACCGGTGAATACCCGCAAGCGACGTTCAAAAGCACCGGCGTTCGTCTGGACGAAGAAGGAGAAGCTGATATTGTGGGTAACCTGACGCTGCGCGGTGTGACCCGTGAAGTCGTCTTGGATGCGGAGATAATTGGCCACGGCGCCGATCCCTGGGGTGGTTATCGCATGGGTTTTGAGGCAGAAACCGAGTTTCGGCTTGCTGACTTTGGCATTCCCACCAATTTGGGCCCGGCGTCAGAGGTTGTGACTCTGGAGATTTCGGTGGAAGGTATCCGCCAGTAA
- the parC gene encoding DNA topoisomerase IV subunit A: MPEFQTTDEGFERVALRDYTEKAYLDYSMYVILDRALPNVGDGLKPVQRRIIYAMSELGLKSTSKYKKSARTVGDVLGKFHPHGDSACYEAMVLMAQPFSYRYPLVDGQGNWGSPDDPKSFAAMRYTESRLARFADVLLSELGQGTADWVPNFDGTMDEPSILPARLPHVLLNGTTGIAVGMATDIPPHNVREVTAACVHLLDAPDATVEQLCEYIHGPDYPTRAEIITPRKDLLQMYETGRGSLRMRARWVNEGGDLVITDLPHQVSGNRVLEQIAQQMQAKKLPMVADLRDESDHENPTRLVIVPRSNRVDAEGLMAHLFASTDLEKPYRVNINVIGNDGRPGVKGLVQLLTEWLTFRRATVIRRLQYRLDKVLARLHLLEGLLIAYLNLDEVIEIIRYEDKPKAELMTRFSLSADQAEAILELKLRHLAKLEEMKIRGEQDELAIERDHLQAILGSEKNLRQLIKTELQQDAETYGDDRRSPIVERGESRAFSNIDLVSNDPVTIVLSEKGWVRAAKGHDIDPLGLSYKAGDKFSLQVHGRNNQQVIFLDSTGRAYALMAHSLPSARGQGEPLSGHINPPPGAQFCGLLMGDSQRKVVLVTDGGYGFATSLGDMLSKNRNGKTLVSVPKGARIMAPVMVPALALAPESRETLYLAVVSNEGRMLVFPLIELPELVKGKGNKLISIPSARVQSRDEFVVAVAVFAHSDQLEIHAGKRKMSLQFNDLEHYLGERGRRGHKLPRGLQRVDRIGVTAVAAATGAAHQQE; this comes from the coding sequence ATGCCAGAGTTTCAGACAACGGACGAAGGCTTTGAGCGGGTTGCGCTCAGGGACTATACGGAAAAAGCCTATCTTGACTACTCCATGTACGTCATTCTTGATCGCGCTCTTCCCAATGTCGGGGACGGGCTGAAGCCGGTTCAGCGGCGCATTATTTACGCCATGTCGGAACTGGGCCTGAAATCGACGTCCAAATACAAAAAGTCTGCCCGCACCGTGGGCGACGTGCTGGGTAAATTCCACCCCCACGGCGACAGTGCTTGTTACGAAGCCATGGTGTTGATGGCACAGCCATTTTCTTACCGCTACCCGCTGGTGGATGGCCAGGGCAACTGGGGTTCGCCAGACGATCCAAAATCGTTCGCTGCCATGCGCTATACCGAATCGCGTTTGGCGCGCTTCGCCGATGTGCTGCTCAGTGAACTGGGCCAGGGTACGGCCGATTGGGTGCCCAACTTTGACGGCACCATGGACGAGCCTTCCATACTGCCGGCGCGCTTACCCCATGTGTTGCTCAACGGTACCACGGGCATTGCCGTGGGCATGGCGACGGACATACCGCCCCACAACGTGCGCGAAGTGACGGCGGCCTGTGTTCACCTGCTGGATGCGCCCGATGCCACGGTAGAACAGCTGTGCGAATACATTCATGGGCCGGACTACCCCACTCGAGCGGAAATTATTACCCCGCGTAAAGACCTGCTGCAAATGTACGAAACCGGTCGCGGTTCGCTGCGCATGCGTGCGCGTTGGGTGAATGAAGGCGGCGACTTGGTAATCACTGACTTGCCCCATCAGGTATCCGGTAACCGGGTGCTGGAGCAGATTGCCCAACAGATGCAGGCCAAAAAACTGCCCATGGTGGCAGATTTGCGCGATGAGTCAGACCACGAAAACCCCACCAGGCTGGTGATTGTGCCCCGTTCAAACCGGGTAGACGCCGAAGGCCTGATGGCACATCTGTTTGCCAGTACCGATCTGGAAAAGCCTTATCGGGTGAATATCAACGTGATTGGTAACGATGGCCGTCCTGGTGTGAAAGGCCTGGTGCAGCTGCTGACCGAGTGGCTTACATTCCGCCGCGCCACGGTGATAAGGCGCCTGCAATACCGGCTGGATAAAGTACTGGCCCGACTTCACCTGCTGGAAGGGCTGCTGATTGCCTATCTGAATCTGGACGAAGTGATCGAAATTATCCGCTATGAGGACAAGCCGAAAGCCGAATTGATGACTCGGTTCTCGTTGTCAGCGGATCAAGCCGAGGCGATTCTTGAGCTGAAGCTGCGCCACCTGGCGAAGCTGGAAGAGATGAAAATTCGTGGCGAACAGGATGAACTCGCCATCGAACGCGACCACTTGCAGGCCATTCTGGGTTCCGAGAAAAATCTGCGCCAGTTGATTAAAACTGAATTGCAGCAAGATGCCGAAACTTACGGCGATGACCGCCGTTCACCGATCGTAGAACGGGGTGAATCGCGGGCGTTTAGTAATATTGACTTGGTGTCCAACGATCCGGTCACCATTGTGCTGTCTGAAAAAGGGTGGGTGCGAGCGGCTAAAGGCCACGATATCGATCCGCTGGGTCTGAGTTACAAGGCCGGTGACAAGTTTTCTTTGCAGGTACACGGGCGCAATAATCAACAGGTTATTTTTCTTGACTCGACCGGGCGCGCATACGCCCTGATGGCCCACAGCCTGCCGTCAGCAAGAGGTCAGGGTGAACCGTTGAGCGGGCATATCAACCCGCCGCCGGGCGCTCAATTCTGCGGTTTGCTGATGGGCGACAGCCAGCGAAAGGTGGTGCTGGTGACCGATGGAGGTTATGGTTTTGCAACCTCGTTGGGTGACATGCTGAGCAAGAACCGCAACGGTAAAACACTGGTCAGTGTGCCTAAGGGCGCCCGCATTATGGCGCCGGTGATGGTGCCGGCGCTGGCGCTGGCGCCTGAAAGCCGCGAAACCCTATACCTGGCCGTGGTGTCTAACGAAGGTCGAATGTTGGTGTTTCCGCTCATAGAACTGCCGGAACTGGTCAAAGGCAAAGGTAACAAGTTGATCAGTATTCCTTCGGCCCGGGTGCAGTCCCGTGATGAGTTTGTGGTAGCGGTGGCGGTCTTCGCCCACAGCGACCAGCTCGAAATCCACGCCGGTAAGCGAAAAATGAGCCTTCAGTTCAACGATCTTGAGCATTATCTTGGCGAGCGCGGCCGTCGCGGCCACAAGCTACCACGGGGCCTGCAGCGGGTTGACCGTATCGGGGTTACAGCTGTGGCGGCGGCAACCGGTGCGGCCCATCAACAGGAGTAA
- a CDS encoding cytochrome b, giving the protein MKLRNSQATYGLVAVFLHWLVALTVAGMFGLGYWMVGLTYYDAWYKQGPDIHRSVGVLVFIAMLLRVVWRLMNPRPEPVAGHRRWERAAAHLAHGLLYVLLFVAMVSGYLISTADGSSVSVFGWFDVPSITGRIKGMEDTAGVVHYWVTWSVVVLAGIHALGALKHHFIDRDNTLRRMFGR; this is encoded by the coding sequence ATGAAACTGCGAAACAGTCAGGCGACTTATGGCTTGGTGGCGGTGTTTCTGCACTGGTTGGTGGCCTTAACCGTGGCGGGCATGTTTGGTTTGGGTTATTGGATGGTAGGGCTTACTTATTACGACGCCTGGTACAAACAAGGGCCGGATATTCATCGCAGTGTAGGCGTGTTGGTATTTATTGCCATGCTGCTGCGGGTTGTGTGGCGCCTGATGAATCCGCGGCCGGAGCCGGTGGCGGGCCATCGGCGCTGGGAGCGTGCTGCGGCGCACCTTGCCCATGGATTGTTGTATGTGCTGCTGTTTGTTGCCATGGTCAGCGGTTACCTGATTTCTACCGCCGACGGCTCATCGGTAAGCGTGTTTGGCTGGTTTGATGTGCCCTCCATCACGGGCCGCATCAAGGGCATGGAAGACACCGCCGGTGTGGTGCATTATTGGGTAACCTGGAGTGTTGTCGTATTAGCGGGTATTCATGCGCTTGGCGCGCTTAAACACCATTTTATTGACCGGGACAATACTTTGCGCCGTATGTTTGGGCGTTGA
- a CDS encoding methyl-accepting chemotaxis protein: protein MEQHADTPIPCGTSHQSLNPEGDLTQRVLVELDDDLGALATEVEQELNAVLEATTRISDMNTSVASATEEQTQVVDDMNRSITDINDLAFASAARSEEINATSHALDGYARELEKQTAKFRV, encoded by the coding sequence ATGGAGCAGCACGCGGATACACCAATACCCTGTGGCACCTCGCATCAAAGCCTCAACCCAGAAGGCGACCTTACTCAACGCGTTCTCGTCGAGCTGGACGACGATCTGGGCGCCCTTGCGACAGAAGTCGAACAAGAGCTGAACGCTGTTCTTGAGGCAACAACCCGAATATCCGACATGAACACCAGTGTTGCATCCGCCACCGAGGAGCAAACCCAAGTGGTTGATGACATGAATCGCAGCATCACAGACATTAACGACCTGGCCTTTGCATCCGCAGCCAGATCAGAAGAGATTAATGCGACCAGCCACGCACTGGATGGTTATGCCCGCGAACTGGAGAAGCAGACGGCCAAGTTCCGCGTATAG